One Acidobacteriota bacterium genomic window, TCGGGCAGCTCGTAGTGGCCCACCGCTTCGATGACGCAATCGACGCCGACGCCCTCGGTGAGCTCCAGGATCCGCTCCACCGGGTCTTCCTCCCGGATGTCCAGGGCGACGTCGGCGCCGAGCTGGCGGGCGGTTTCGAGGCGGAAGGGTTGGAGGTCGGTGACCAAGGTCAGCCCGGGGCTGGCGCTGTGGCAGAGGACGTCGAGAATCGACAGGCCGAGCTTGCCGGCGCCGAGGATGGCCACGGTTTCGCCGGGCTGGACCTCGCCGCGCTGAAGGATGTGGTGGCCCAGGGCGTACATCTCCACCATCGGCGAGTGGGTCATGGGCACCGAATCCGGCAGCCGGTAGACGTGGCTGGCCGGCGCCGCGACGTACTCGCCGTAGCCACCAGCGAGATCGATCCCCAGGAGCTTGAGGGTGCGGCAGGCGTTGATCTGGCCGCTGCGGCAGGCGGTGCAGTGGTGGCAGGAGATCACCGGATCCGCCGTCACGCGGTCGCCGACGGCGAAGCCGCGAACCTCCGAGCCAACCTCGGCCACCACCCCGCCGAGCTCATGCCCCTGGATCACCGGATAGTCGACCCGGGCTTCGAACTCCCCCAGGTAGATGTGGAGGTCGGTGCCGCAGATGCCGGCGGCCTTCGACTGCACCAGGATCTCGTCGGGTTGGATCGTGGGAGTGGGAATCTCGCCGACCCGAATGTCCCGAGCGCCGTAGAGGATGCCCGCTTTCATCAGCGGTCCTCCTGCGGGGGGATGGAGAGCTGCAGATACTTCGCCAGCGGGAGCTGCAGCCGGGCGATCTCGCGGGCTGCCAGTTCGGCGACCCGGCGCGCGCCGAGCTCGGAGAAGTGGGTGTCGTCGTGGAGCCCCTCGGGCAACAGGGGATGCTCACCGGGCTCGAAGTGGAGGTAGAGCGATTGGGAGCCCTCGGGCCCCGCGTTCTCTACCAGGGCACGGGTCGCGTCCTCCAGCTCGAGCAGTGGGACGCCTTCTTCCCGGGCCACCTCGCGCACCACCCGAGGGTAGTCGCTGTGGGTGTCGTAGAACTTGCCCGAGTCGTCGAACCGGCGCCGCACCACCGGGGTGGCGAGGATGGGATGGGCGCCGCGGGATCGGGTCTCGCGGACGAATCGCTGGAGGTTGGTGCGGTACTCGCCGTCGGGTTCGGTGAAGCGGGTCGGGTCCTGGGACTTCTGGTCGTTGTGGCCGAATTGGAGGATCACCCAATCTCCCGGGGAGAGGGCTTCGAGCACCCCGTCCCAGCGTCCCTCGTCGCGGAAGGATTTGGTGCTGCGGCCGTTGACGGCGTGGTTCTCCAGCCTCAGCGGTGGGCGAATCAGCTGGCGAAAGAGCTGGCCCCAGCCGCGCTCGGGGAGCGTCAGGTCGGGTTTGTCGGCGAGGGTTGAGTCACCGATGAGAAAGACTGTCGGGGCGCCAGAGGCTGCCTGCGGGGTCGCTACGACCGTGGGAGGGTCGAAGGGGACCGGCTGGGTCTGGCTCGGGTCCCAGTCTCCGAAGACCGTGGCCGGGGTGATCCAGCGGGCTTCCTTGGGCGTCAGCTCCCGCGCCCAGGGGACGCGCCGGGAGCGGTCCGCGCCGGGGCCGGTGTTGCCGTATTCGAGATAGCGGCTGGTGGCCTCCCGCCAGGGCTTGTCCCAGTTGTGCCAGCCCTCGGGGTGGATTCCTGCGCCCAGCTCCGAGCGTAGAAAGAGGGTGGCGGCGTGATCGCGCCACGGCCGGCCGAGGTAGGTCAGCTCGCCCTCGGCCACCCGCACCCGGCAGCGGTGGAAAACGAAGCCGTAGGCAGACTCCGGAGGGGTGGCGGTGGCGGTGAGGTAGCTGCCGGCCAGGGCGTGGAGGTCGCAGTTCTCGAACCAGGCGGTGGCGCCGCCGAAGAGGAAGTCCGTCGTGCCCTCGATGCGGCAGTCTTCGAAGTAGTGTCGGCCCCGGTTGAGGAAGATCGTGTCCTGGTGACCGAGGAAGCGGCTGTTGCGAAAGATCACTCGGTCGCCGTGGACGGCCACCGCCAGCGCTTGCCCCACCGGTCCGGCGTCGTTTTGGATGGTCAAGTTCTCGACGGTGAAGTCGTCGGCGTCGAGGTAGAGGGTGGGGGTCCGGAAGGTGCCGATCTGGAGGCCGTCGGGTCCCGTGATGTTGGCGTGGAGCCCGTAGACGAGGACGGTGTTCTCGGGGTCCTCACCCACCAGGCGAACGTAGCGCTTCTCCCGCTGGACGTAGACCCGCTCCCGGTAGACACCTTGGCGCACGTAGATGGTGGCGGGCTCCTGGGGAGAGCCCATGCCGATCTTGGCCACGGCCCCCTGGATGGTGGTGAAGTCACCGCTGCCGTCCTGGGCGACCACGGCGGTGAGGAATTTGGCGTCGGTCTGGGCCTGCGCTGGGTGAGGCAGGAGGAGGGCTGCGAAGAACGCTAGGCCGACGGCGATCAGGGCGCAAGAGGCTTGCCCGGCGGCGTTCGAGAAGAGCGTCTTCCCGGGAAGCTTCGCCACGCCGGCCTCCTCTCGCAACACCGCCGCCCTCCTCAGGGCGTGACCACGGCTGACGCGCCGCCGGGGCTCTCCACGGAATGCTCCGGCAGGTCGAATCCGAAGTAGCTCGCCGCGTTGCGGAAGCAGACGTCCCGCACCAGGTCGCCCACCAGATCGAAGTCCCGGGGCAGCAGCCCGGCGGCCATGTCGGCGCCGAGGAGGTTGCACAGGATGCGGCGGAAGTATTCGTGGCGGGTGAACGACAGGAAGGAACGGCTGTCGGCGACCATGCCGACGAAGCGGCGCAGGGAGCCGATCTGAGAGATGGCTTCGAGCTGACGCTCCATGCCGTCCTTTTGATCCAGGAACCACCAGGCGGCGCCGAGCTGCATCTTGCCCGCCATGGAGCCGTCCTCGAAGCTGGCGAGCATGGAAGCGAGCATCTCGTTGTCCCGCGGGTTGACGTTGTAGAGGATGGTCCGGGGCAGGTTGCCGGCGGAGCTCAGGGCGTCCAGGAGGCGGGCCAGGGGCTCGGCGTAGAGCCGGTCCCCCATGGAGTCGTATCCGCAGTCAGGACCCAGCCGCTCGAACATGGCACGGTTGAGGTTGCGGATGGCGCCGATGTGGAGCTGCATGGTCCAGCCCTTCTCGCGGTACATCCGCCCGAGCTCCAGCAGCAGCGCCGTCGTCAGCTGATCGCGCTCGGTGGAGGAGAGCGATTCTCCGGACCGCAAGCGGCCGAAGAGGCCTTGAATCTCCTGGGCCGAGGCCGGCGAGAACACGCAGGTGGCGAGGGCGTGGTCGGAGAGCCGGCAGCCCGCCTGGTGGAAGACTTCGATGCGCGAGGCGAGGGCGTCGAGGAGGTCGTTGTAGCTGGTGATCTCCACGTCCGCGACGGCGGCCAGCTGATCCAGATATTCGTTCCACGCTTGGGGGGTCGCCAGCGCCAGGATGCGATCCGGCCGCCAGGCGGGGAGCAGGAGGGGGGCGAAGCTCTCATCCTCGGCCACCGTCCGGTGGTGCTCGAGGGAATCGACGGGATCGTCGGTGGTGCACAGGGCCAGGACGTTGCTGTTCTCCATCAGGGAGCGGGTGGAGAGGCCGCTTTGGAAGACCGCCCGGGTGCGCTCCCAGACCTCGTCGGCGGTCTCGGGGCTGAGCAGTAGATCGTCGATCCCGAAGTAGCGGGCGAGCTCCAGGTGGCACCAATGGTAGAGAGGATTGCGCAGCAGATAAGGCACGACGCCGGCGAAGGCGTCGAATTTCTGCCGGTCCGTGGCGTCGCCGGTGCAGAAGCGCTCCGGGATGCCGTTGGCGCGCATCTGGCGCCATTTGTAATGGT contains:
- a CDS encoding pectinesterase family protein encodes the protein MAKLPGKTLFSNAAGQASCALIAVGLAFFAALLLPHPAQAQTDAKFLTAVVAQDGSGDFTTIQGAVAKIGMGSPQEPATIYVRQGVYRERVYVQREKRYVRLVGEDPENTVLVYGLHANITGPDGLQIGTFRTPTLYLDADDFTVENLTIQNDAGPVGQALAVAVHGDRVIFRNSRFLGHQDTIFLNRGRHYFEDCRIEGTTDFLFGGATAWFENCDLHALAGSYLTATATPPESAYGFVFHRCRVRVAEGELTYLGRPWRDHAATLFLRSELGAGIHPEGWHNWDKPWREATSRYLEYGNTGPGADRSRRVPWARELTPKEARWITPATVFGDWDPSQTQPVPFDPPTVVATPQAASGAPTVFLIGDSTLADKPDLTLPERGWGQLFRQLIRPPLRLENHAVNGRSTKSFRDEGRWDGVLEALSPGDWVILQFGHNDQKSQDPTRFTEPDGEYRTNLQRFVRETRSRGAHPILATPVVRRRFDDSGKFYDTHSDYPRVVREVAREEGVPLLELEDATRALVENAGPEGSQSLYLHFEPGEHPLLPEGLHDDTHFSELGARRVAELAAREIARLQLPLAKYLQLSIPPQEDR
- a CDS encoding alcohol dehydrogenase catalytic domain-containing protein, giving the protein MKAGILYGARDIRVGEIPTPTIQPDEILVQSKAAGICGTDLHIYLGEFEARVDYPVIQGHELGGVVAEVGSEVRGFAVGDRVTADPVISCHHCTACRSGQINACRTLKLLGIDLAGGYGEYVAAPASHVYRLPDSVPMTHSPMVEMYALGHHILQRGEVQPGETVAILGAGKLGLSILDVLCHSASPGLTLVTDLQPFRLETARQLGADVALDIREEDPVERILELTEGVGVDCVIEAVGHYELPEGQEAPLAQAVRMIRSGGRVVTTGLGEQLSPVHFKTLVLKEASIIASRVTRGEFPRALQMMSRGLLHPELLITEVRPLEDITRAFAQVEAEEPQTIKIVLEL
- the uxaC gene encoding glucuronate isomerase, translating into MIHERFLLQSDEAARLYFDYAAELPIIDFHTHLPPADIAANLSWENISQVWLNGDHYKWRQMRANGIPERFCTGDATDRQKFDAFAGVVPYLLRNPLYHWCHLELARYFGIDDLLLSPETADEVWERTRAVFQSGLSTRSLMENSNVLALCTTDDPVDSLEHHRTVAEDESFAPLLLPAWRPDRILALATPQAWNEYLDQLAAVADVEITSYNDLLDALASRIEVFHQAGCRLSDHALATCVFSPASAQEIQGLFGRLRSGESLSSTERDQLTTALLLELGRMYREKGWTMQLHIGAIRNLNRAMFERLGPDCGYDSMGDRLYAEPLARLLDALSSAGNLPRTILYNVNPRDNEMLASMLASFEDGSMAGKMQLGAAWWFLDQKDGMERQLEAISQIGSLRRFVGMVADSRSFLSFTRHEYFRRILCNLLGADMAAGLLPRDFDLVGDLVRDVCFRNAASYFGFDLPEHSVESPGGASAVVTP